CCGATTTGGAACGCCAGCAGGCGGAGCAGATCGACGATCTTTTCCGAGCGACGCACGCCCTCCAGTTCCAGGATGTCACGGTAGAGATAGGAGCCGACCAGTTCGCCCAGCAACCGCTCGCGCAAGGGCGGGTCGCTGGTGACGATGGCCGGGTAGCTGCCCCAGATCAGCCATCGCTCCAGTTCGGTGCGGGCCGCGAACGCACCGACGGTGGCGGCAAGTTCGGCATAGCTGATGGGATAGAGCGAGAAAGTCAGCTTACGGCCGGTCAGCGGCTCGCTCAGCTTGTTGGCCAGGTCGAACGAGGCCGAGCCGGTGGCGATGATCGTCGCCTGCGGGAAGTTATCCACCATGATTTTGAGATTGAGGCCGATCTCGGGCACCCGCTGCGCTTCGTCGATGACCAGCAGCCGGTTGTTCCCCAACAACTCGCCCAGGGTGCGGCGATTCTGGCTGGCCAACGCCTCGCGATAGATCAGTTCGTCGGCGCTGATGTAGCCGTGCGGGAGATCGCTGGCTGCCAGCAAGTCTTGCACGAGCGTTGTCTTGCCGACCTGGCGGGGGCCGTACACGATTAGAACCTTGCCGGGTTGGATGGCCTGTTGGAGTTGGGTGAGCAGAAACCGCTGTATTTTCATGAATTCATGATACTATACCAGCGGAATTTGTGCTAGTTTTGCAGCTATCCAGCTTTGACCTCCACCCCCGCCTCGGTTATCCTTAGCACCCTGCCCCGGCGCCGCCGTTTGCGCCCGCCCCGCTCGCTCCCACTCTCGCCATGCTCGTCTGCACCGTCCTCCCTACCTTCAACGAACGCGCCAACATCGGCCCGCTGATCACCCGGCTGCTGGACGCCAGCCCGGCCGATTACATGGTGCTGGTGGTGGACGACGACTCGCCCGATCGCACCTGGGAGGCGGCGCAGCAGATGGCCGGGGAGCACAACGGCGTTGGGTACAACGGGGCCGGGGCGACGCGGGTGGCCGTTATCCGCCGCCTGGGAGAATCCGGCCTGACCTCGGCCATCCAGCGTGGGATCGACGAGGCCATCCAGACCTACGGCGCCGGCATCGTCACCTGGATGGACTGCGACCTCTCGATGCCGCCGGAGGATGTGCCGCGGCTGGTCGCGGCCATCCGCCAGGACGGGGCCGACATCGCCGTGGGGTCGCGCTGGGCGCCGG
The Caldilineales bacterium DNA segment above includes these coding regions:
- a CDS encoding ATP-binding protein: MKIQRFLLTQLQQAIQPGKVLIVYGPRQVGKTTLVQDLLAASDLPHGYISADELIYREALASQNRRTLGELLGNNRLLVIDEAQRVPEIGLNLKIMVDNFPQATIIATGSASFDLANKLSEPLTGRKLTFSLYPISYAELAATVGAFAARTELERWLIWGSYPAIVTSDPPLRERLLGELVGSYLYRDILELEGVRRSEKIVDLLRLLAFQIGQEVSASELATNLSLNRQTVERYLDLLEKVFVIFKVGGLSRNLRKEISKNSRYYFYDNGVRNSLIQNFNRLGLRNDIGQLWENYLMVERRKANEYAGRQANTYFWRTYDQKELDLVEEREGRLFGYEFKWQGKMRAVVREEFLAAYPGAELATITSEDFTGFIGARSAD
- a CDS encoding polyprenol monophosphomannose synthase — translated: MLVCTVLPTFNERANIGPLITRLLDASPADYMVLVVDDDSPDRTWEAAQQMAGEHNGVGYNGAGATRVAVIRRLGESGLTSAIQRGIDEAIQTYGAGIVTWMDCDLSMPPEDVPRLVAAIRQDGADIAVGSRWAPGGADVAHGVMARTLSWIINRFAILLLGGQVRDYTSGFIAARAEALTRLRLRGNYGEYCIDLLGRAGHEGYRLQEVAYVCVPRTEGDSKTGANLWDYLRKGYPYFGAIIRLAWERRALASPAQVRA